A part of Rhinoderma darwinii isolate aRhiDar2 chromosome 1, aRhiDar2.hap1, whole genome shotgun sequence genomic DNA contains:
- the LOC142694871 gene encoding uncharacterized protein LOC142694871, with protein sequence MENGFQLINGSSRRNPPERCPSPLCSQYCPEENHIVPENHQREDLTNIKAEDEEEERVRGDQPCKSEVEEEIPEGVTTENPSMNSEGNFVLLLNYKAEDEDIMQQSSGENLATINVHPRLHSADLSYNPPNNEEQSSDKSQNLTTSTAQKGGKSFQCGKQFTKSSGRFTHTSHTGEKPYPGSEYGKCFARKSNLVIHERNHTAEKPYSCSECGKCFTNKSHLVRHERSHTGEKPYSCSECKKCFIKKSDLVTHENSHRREAIFMFRMWEMFCSKFKSCYT encoded by the exons atggagaatGGATTCCAACTTATTA atggatccagtaggagaaatccaccagagagatgtcccagtcctctgtgttCCCagtactgtccagaggaaaatcacattgtcccagagaatcatcag agggaagatctgactaatattaaagcggaggatgaagaagaagagcgggtgaggggcgatcaaccatgtaagagtgaagtggaggaggaaattccagaaggtgttaccacag aaaatcccagcaTGAACTCTGAGGGCAACTTCGTGTTATTGCTAAATTATAAAGcagaagatgaagatatcatgcagcagtcttcaggagaaaaccttgCTACCATTAATGTACATCCTAGACTTCACAGTGCAGATCTATCATATAATCCTCCTAATAATGAGGAACAGTCTTCTGACAAATCACAGAATCTTACCACAAGCACAGCtcagaaagggggtaaaagctttcAATGTGGTAAACAGTTTACAAAAAGCTCAGGTCGTTTTACACAcacaagtcacacaggagagaagccatacccCGGTTCAGAATATGGGAAATGTTTCGCACGAAAATCAAACCTTGTAATACATGAGCGgaatcacacagcagagaagccatattcatgttcagaatgtgggaaatgttttacaaataaatcacatcttgttagacatgagagaagtcacactggagagaagccatattcatgttcagaatgtaagaaatgttttataaagaaatcagatcttgttacacatgagaattcacacaggagagaagccatattcatgttcagaatgtgggaaatgttttgctcAAAATTcaaatcttgttatacatga